Within the Nitrospira sp. genome, the region GCGGGCGATCTCCCGATATCGTGCCATGCCGACCGCATACGGCACGCCAGCCTGGGTCAGGTCGTCTTCATTCTTGCCGACCATGGAAATCTCCGGGATGGAATAGATGCCGTAGGGCAACTGATGAGAATCGCTTCGGGATGGCACCTGAAAGGCATGGCAGGCCGCCAGTCGGCCCTGCTGCATGGACGTGGAGGCAAGCGCGGGAAATCCGATGACGTCACCGGCGGCATAGATGTGCGGGATGGCCGTCTGAAACTGTGCGTTCACGGTCAGCCGGCCCCGCTCGTCGGGCGTCAGTCCGATGGCCGGCAGATTCAGTTCTTGCGTCGCGCCGACGCGGCCGACCGAGTACAAGACGGTCGTCGCCGAAATCTCCTTACCGCTCTTCAGCCCGACGACGAGGTTGTCGTCGTCGATCTTCTCGATCGCCACGACGTCCTCGCGCAGGCGCAAGATTACCCCGATGTTGCGCATATGATATTGCAAGGCTTCGATGATTTCCGTGTCGACGAACTCAAGCAGTCGAGGCCGGCGTTCGATCAGCGTCACATGAATGCCTAGTGTCGCCAACATCGAGGCATACTCGGTGCCGATGACACCACCGCCGATGATCGTGATCGACTTGGGGATCTGGCGAAGCGTGAGCAGTCCGTCGGTATCGATGACTCGTGTGTCATCGAACGGAATGTGGCCGGGACGGGCCGGCATCGTGCCGACGGCGATGACGATGAAGTCGGCGGTGTGCTCGACGGTATCGTCCGAATTGTGAATGCGCAGGCGATGTGGATCGAGGAAGGTCGCGGTGCCCGTGAGCATTTCCACGCGGTTGCGTGCCATCTGATTTCGGATGACCTCGATCTCGCGCGAGATGACGTGATTGGCGCGGAAGATCAAGTCGTCGATCGTGATGTCCTGTTTGACCCGGTAGCTCTGGCCGTAGAGACCGCGCTGATGAAACCCGGAGAGGTACAGCACCGCCTCTCGGAGGGATTTGCTCGGGATGGTTCCGGTGTTGAGGCAGACGCCGCCCACCACGTCCCGGCGTTCGATGAGGCCGACCGATTTGCCGAGTTTGGCTGCTTGGATAGCGGCCTTTTGACCGGCAGGGCCGCTCCCGACGACTAAGAGATCGTAGTGCGCCATTGTCCCCCTACTTCGACCGCCGAGCCCGTTGTCCGAGGCACACATTTGGCCTCGGTGTCATCCAGTCCTCTGCCTGTGTCGGACTCACTCGAGGATCCCCGCGGCGGACCGTGACCCCCGCGAGCCCGCGACGAGGTCTACGCGAGACATGAGAGGCGGAAAGCTCACGTCTGGTGGGGTACCAGACGGCGTTGGTGGTGCTCCGACCGTCTGCCCGGTGTGGCCGTGATTTCTCGCTGCTCACCCGGCGGTGATCAATTTGCGCGCGACTCGGAACGCTTCGTCCAGGTCGGGTAGCTGTGCCAGTTCCGGCGTGAGTTGGAGATGGCGGACGGTATTCTCCGGATCGACGACCAAAACGGCGCGAGTCAGGATGTGGGGGCCTTTAAGAAACAGCCCGGTGCTTTTCCCGAACTCCGCGTCTCGGTAGTCGGAGAGAAACGTGACGTTGTTAATTTTCGCTTCCTCGGCGAAGCGTTTCTGCGCGAACGGCGTGTCGATGCTGACGGTAATCAATTCGATCATCCGATCGAGCCCGTTGTTCTTCTCGCTCAGATAGTGTGTTTGCTGTTCGCACACTTTCGTGTCCAAGGACGGAACCACGCTGATAATGCGGACTTTGCCTTTCCCGGCCGTTCCCGTGATTGGAACGAGTTCCAGGTCCGTTTTGGTGACGTTGACCGGGTGGAGCTTCTCCCCAACCTTCACGCCAGGACCGGACAAGGGGAGGGGTGACCCCTTGAGTGTCACGGTGTTCCCGTCGCCGGCCGTCGCGCTGGTTTGGGCGATCGAATAGTCTTTGTACATGAATGCGGATTCGGCTGATTTGCCCATTCCGGCGCAGCCGCTTTGGCCGAGCAGACAGGCGGCCGCGACCGCGGCGCGTAGTGATACGACGTTGGTGAGATGCCACGAAGTCATAGGTGCGTCTCCTTTTCTGCCCAAGACTTTACCACGCCGGAGACCCTTGTGCATTACGGGCGGTCCAGAAATTCAAGAATCGACCGATTGACCACGTCCGGTTGCTCCCACATCGGAATGTGCCCGGCGTTCGGAACGGCGACGAATTCGGCGTAGGGAAGGCTTGCGGCAAATTCACGTCCCACGGTCAGAGGAAAGACCCGATCTTCCTCTCCCCAGAGCACGAGGGTGCGCTGACGCACCTGAGAAAGACGAGGTGCATAGTCTGATTCCCAGATGGGAACGGTCCTGCCGATCGCGAGCACGGGCCCGATATAGTTGGTCGCTCGGCGATTCCGGCGGGAGCGATCCAATACCGCCGGGGTGAGCTGGCTGTGGTCGAAGACGATCTCCTTCAACACGCGGTCCGTGGCGGATGAGCCGACGAACCAGCTGCCTACGCGAACAAGCCAGGCGGGCATGGACGATTCGAGCGCGCGCCGGACAAGCGGGCTCTCCAATTTTCCCTTCACATCGGCTGGGAGTCCGCTGATGAGCACCAGCCGGTCGACCCGTTCAGGAGCGGTCAACGCCATCCCGATGGCGACCCCGGCTCCCATGGAATTGCCGACGAGGGTCGCACGCTCGATCCGAAGCGCGTCCATGAAGGCGCGGAAGAAATGCAGCACTTCCTCGGGACGATACTCGAGAGCGGGCTTATCGGAAAATCCGGATCCCAGCAGGTCGAGCGTGACGACCCGAAAACCGCGGGCGAGCGCGGTCGATTGGTACTCCCATTGCCACATCGAGCCGCCGAAGCCATGAATGAGGATCAAGGGCGAACCACTGCCTTCATCGAGATACGCGAGGCGGTGGCCATCAATCTGCACGCTGTGGAGAGCGACGCGGTGAATGCCATCGAACCAGACGGGTCGCTCGACGGTGGTGCAGGCGGCCAGCAGCATGAGCATGGCGCAGGATAAGAGGATACAGGCGACGAACGACGGGCCGGCTGAGGAAACGTCTTGTGTCTCGCGTGTCCGATCCCTCAACCTGAACCTCGACCGCAGCCTGCGTGGGACTATTCGAGCTGGATCAACGTTTCGTCGATTTTGACGTTTTCGCCTT harbors:
- the udhA gene encoding NAD(P)(+) transhydrogenase, with the protein product MAHYDLLVVGSGPAGQKAAIQAAKLGKSVGLIERRDVVGGVCLNTGTIPSKSLREAVLYLSGFHQRGLYGQSYRVKQDITIDDLIFRANHVISREIEVIRNQMARNRVEMLTGTATFLDPHRLRIHNSDDTVEHTADFIVIAVGTMPARPGHIPFDDTRVIDTDGLLTLRQIPKSITIIGGGVIGTEYASMLATLGIHVTLIERRPRLLEFVDTEIIEALQYHMRNIGVILRLREDVVAIEKIDDDNLVVGLKSGKEISATTVLYSVGRVGATQELNLPAIGLTPDERGRLTVNAQFQTAIPHIYAAGDVIGFPALASTSMQQGRLAACHAFQVPSRSDSHQLPYGIYSIPEISMVGKNEDDLTQAGVPYAVGMARYREIARGQLIGDDTGMLKLLFDPKTRHILGVHAIGDGATELIHIGQTVMALGGTLEYFVDTVFNYPTLAECYPVAALDGLNRLPRPWAPKA
- a CDS encoding 2-Cys peroxiredoxin — its product is MTSWHLTNVVSLRAAVAAACLLGQSGCAGMGKSAESAFMYKDYSIAQTSATAGDGNTVTLKGSPLPLSGPGVKVGEKLHPVNVTKTDLELVPITGTAGKGKVRIISVVPSLDTKVCEQQTHYLSEKNNGLDRMIELITVSIDTPFAQKRFAEEAKINNVTFLSDYRDAEFGKSTGLFLKGPHILTRAVLVVDPENTVRHLQLTPELAQLPDLDEAFRVARKLITAG
- a CDS encoding alpha/beta hydrolase, which produces MLMLLAACTTVERPVWFDGIHRVALHSVQIDGHRLAYLDEGSGSPLILIHGFGGSMWQWEYQSTALARGFRVVTLDLLGSGFSDKPALEYRPEEVLHFFRAFMDALRIERATLVGNSMGAGVAIGMALTAPERVDRLVLISGLPADVKGKLESPLVRRALESSMPAWLVRVGSWFVGSSATDRVLKEIVFDHSQLTPAVLDRSRRNRRATNYIGPVLAIGRTVPIWESDYAPRLSQVRQRTLVLWGEEDRVFPLTVGREFAASLPYAEFVAVPNAGHIPMWEQPDVVNRSILEFLDRP